Proteins encoded in a region of the Trypanosoma brucei gambiense DAL972 chromosome 6, complete sequence genome:
- a CDS encoding SH3 domain protein, conserved, putative, whose protein sequence is MSLFTVHCNFTAQEDVELSVRKGEIVTAIDEDTHDGWVQVEVVGDKERVGFVPLSHLTPSAAQVGGDSRLQSSAVGATSLGNCSFLVDESPKVCNSAKQSKLDCSYMLNKHNSHSMIGNNYDSVGTVGGSSYVNAMELDVVANTHVRSLSDTDQATRRAQISGKTLGTNLQSATDPSTNSLLYDTGAVVESFMKNELHLKQLARRRQDELAKMRSALEEAKNDVGVCREKKEKLAVKLRDLDLSMDRMRKRWKNMLEQEKDHILRSMTSSGIDH, encoded by the coding sequence ATGTCCCTCTTTACAGTGCATTGCAATTTCACTGCGCAGGAGGATGTGGAGTTATCTGTTCGAAAGGGTGAAATTGTTACGGCTATTGATGAAGATACGCACGATGGGTGGGTACAGGTAGAAGTTGTTGGTGACAAGGAGCGCGTGGGGTTTGTTCCACTCAGTCACTTAACTCCTAGTGCCGCTCAGGTTGGCGGGGACAGTAGATTACAATCGTCAGCGGTAGGGGCAACATCGTTAGGAAACTGCTCCTTTTTAGTTGATGAATCACCCAAAGTGTGCAACTCTGCAAAACAGTCGAAACTGGACTGTTCATATATGTTAAATAAGCATAATTCACATAGTATGATAGGGAACAATTATGATTCCGTCGGTACGGTGGGGGGTTCATCTTATGTCAACGCGATGGAGCTTGATGTAGTTGCAAACACGCACGTGCGGTCGCTGAGTGACACGGACCAAGCGACGAGAAGGGCACAAATAAGTGGTAAAACGCTAGGGACAAACCTGCAGAGTGCAACAGATCCTTCTACTAATTCCCTTCTTTACGATACAGGAGCCGTTGTTGAATCTTTCATGAAAAATGAGCTGCATCTTAAGCAACTTGCGCGGCGGCGACAAGACGAACTTGCTAAGATGCGGTCTGCACTGGAAGAGGCAAAGAATGACGTGGGAGTGTgtagggaaaagaaagagaaacttGCTGTGAAGTTGCGCGATTTAGATCTATCCATGGATAGGATGAGGAAGCGCTGGAAGAATATGTTGGAACAAGAAAAGGACCACATTCTTCGCTCGATGACTAGCAGTGGAATTGATCACTAG
- a CDS encoding chaperonin Hsp60, mitochondrial precursor,putative — translation MLYSTRRLASAAGKAIHFGGEARERMLNGIERIATAVGVTLGPKGRNVIIRQPSGEPKITKDGVTVAQSIEFNDQFEDVGARLIRQVAGKTNDIAGDGTTTATILAWSIFAEGYKCVATGANPMDLKRGIDIAVDVLLKSLSEQKRPVKDLQMLENVATISANGERSLGALIARVVQSVGVNGYIAVLSGNGSATEWMRYDGWSVEQGFVSSALVTNTTELKSSLESPFIFITAEKLESVHDVLRLLGAAKNSGKPLVLVAPQFSEAVLQTVIHNHVNNVVLCGIVCAPELSEEELHDLATCCQCRVEKVGSIGVVDDVTCLLGRAERWEQTMDSTVVAGVADAAPRVRLLQGRLERALTEDVKEKLRERISKLNRTFAVIRVGGRSTVEINESKDRVIDAVNAAQNALAEGIVAGGGAALLHASKQLDVLMREDEDMEQDRRTGILIVRNAARLPMKRISENAGEEGAVTVETVAEYEDCCMGYDAQNDRYVDMFEVGIVDPVKVVNSCVVDAASVAGLMITTEASVCDFKEERRQRDSG, via the coding sequence TTATTCAACACGCCGTCTTGCTTCGGCTGCTGGCAAGGCAATTCATTTCGGTGGTGAGGCAAGAGAACGCATGCTAAATGGTATTGAGCGTATCGCTACTGCCGTTGGCGTAACGTTGGGCCCGAAGGGACGAAATGTCATTATTCGGCAGCCCTCAGGCGAGCCGAAGATAACCAAAGACGGTGTAACGGTTGCCCAATCCATTGAGTTCAATGATCAATTCGAGGATGTGGGCGCCCGACTTATTCGACAAGTGGCGGGAAAGACGAATGACATTGCGGGGGATGGTACCACAACCGCAACAATACTTGCATGGAGCATTTTTGCAGAGGGTTACAAATGTGTTGCGACGGGTGCCAACCCAATGGATCTGAAACGTGGCATAGATATTGCTGTCGATGTCCTCCTCAAGAGCTTAAGTGAACAGAAGCGCCCAGTAAAGGATTTGCAGATGCTTGAGAACGTGGCGACAATCAGCGCTAATGGTGAACGTTCTCTGGGAGCTTTGATTGCCAGAGTCGTGCAGTCGGTAGGGGTAAATGGTTACATTGCCGTGTTGAGTGGAAATGGCAGTGCAACTGAGTGGATGCGTTACGATGGTTGGAGCGTGGAGCAGGGGTTTGTTTCCAGCGCGTTGGTGACAAACACCACTGAACTTAAGAGTAGTCTCGAGAGccccttcattttcatcACTGCAGAAAAACTTGAAAGCGTTCATGATGTACTGCGCTTGCTCGGGGCCGCGAAGAATTCTGGTAAACCTCTTGTACTTGTCGCCCCGCAGTTTTCTGAAGCAGTGCTGCAAACCGTTATACACAATCACGTTAACAATGTGGTGCTGTGTGGAATTGTTTGCGCCCCTGAACTTTCAGAGGAGGAGCTCCACGATCTCGCCACATGTTGTCAATGCAGAGTGGAGAAGGTTGGCTCCATTGGAGTTGTGGATGATGTCACGTGTTTGCTAGGACGCGCGGAACGATGGGAACAAACAATGGATAGCACCGTCGTTGCTGGAGTGGCTGACGCGGCACCGCGGGTGCGGTTGTTGCAGGGACGGCTGGAGCGGGCCTTAACCGAGGATGTGAAGGAGAAGTTACGGGAGAGGATTTCCAAACTAAACCGCACGTTTGCCGTAATCCGCGTAGGTGGCCGATCCACCGTGGAGATCAATGAGTCGAAAGACCGTGTGATTGATGCCGTTAACGCAGCGCAGAATGCCCTTGCGGAGGGAATTGTTGCTGGCGGCGGCGCTGCCCTCCTTCACGCGTCAAAGCAGTTAGATGTACTCATGAGAGAGGATGAGGACATGGAGCAGGACCGGAGGACTGGGATATTAATCGTGCGCAACGCGGCGCGTCTTCCAATGAAACGCATCAGTGAGAATGCAGGTGAGGAGGGTGCTGTTACTGTTGAAACTGTTGCTGAGTATGAGGACTGCTGCATGGGCTATGATGCGCAGAATGACCGCTACGTGGATATGTTTGAAGTGGGTATTGTCGACCCCGTGAAGGTGGTGAACTCTTGCGTAGTGGATGCCGCCTCAGTAGCAGGGTTGATGATTACAACGGAAGCCAGCGTGTGTGATTTTAAGGAAGAGAGGCGTCAACGGGATAGTGGTTGA
- a CDS encoding superoxide dismutase, putative has protein sequence MRLCRRLSYHAYVPKGASVQMGETFMPSNIATAVFRETEAAAARADKTKEETGFFSQPRLNYPVSSGIPALFSKDQFDMQYSLFHRDVVETLNRHTLGTPLEGHNLETVIRKTSFDATQAVAHTAASEHFNYCFFYKSLRPWGTAPPPRLREALQLQYGTNGSADAMDEVRRIVWVTAASHQERCGWVYLVWSGMHFDVVEFPHGSCPIASDLIPLLALNVHESAYILDYGTSGLKQYVENYFKACNWPLAERYYLMAIGQVV, from the coding sequence ATGCGTTTGTGCCGGCGCCTTAGTTATCATGCATACGTCCCAAAGGGCGCGTCTGTTCAGATGGGAGAGACTTTTATGCCTTCCAATATCGCAACCGCAGTTTTTCGCGAGACGGAGGCTGCTGCGGCCCGggctgacaaaacaaaagaggaaaccgGATTTTTCAGTCAACCACGATTAAACTACCCTGTTTCGAGCGGTATTCCTGCTCTTTTCTCCAAGGATCAGTTCGACATGCAATACTCCCTCTTTCATCGCGATGTTGTGGAAACACTCAACCGTCACACATTAGGCACACCACTTGAGGGACACAATCTCGAAACTGTGATACGGAAAACTTCTTTTGACGCTACACAAGCCGTAGCCCACACTGCGGCGTCGGAACACTTTAATTACTGCTTCTTCTACAAGTCTCTGCGCCCATGGGGTACTGCACCTCCACCGCGGTTACGTGAGGCACTACAGCTGCAGTACGGAACTAATGGTTCCGCCGATGCAATGGATGAAGTCCGCCGAATTGTATGGGTAACAGCGGCTTCTCACCAAGAACGGTGTGGTTGGGTGTATTTGGTATGGTCCGGGATGCATTTTGATGTGGTGGAGTTTCCTCACGGTTCATGTCCAATCGCTAGCGATCTTATTCCCCTTCTTGCACTGAATGTTCATGAGAGTGCCTACATTTTAGACTACGGGACTTCAGGGTTGAAACAATACGTTGAAAACTATTTTAAGGCATGTAACTGGCCTTTAGCGGAGCGGTATTATCTTATGGCTATTGGACAAGTCGTTTAA
- a CDS encoding replication factor C, subunit 2, putative, whose amino-acid sequence MLPDPPLKKHRVEPSVDLRPWIEKYRPKSLDEVKSQEEVVQALRSTLRQGASMPHFLFHGPPGTGKTTAILAVAHELFGPDYIKSRVRELNASDDRGIQVIREKVKSFAQTAVGNVVQKVQSDGKIYPVPPFKVIILDEADALLPDAQAALRRMMEDFSDVTRFCILCNYVTRIIDPIASRCAKYRFKPLIKEALYERISEVASRENIQISRSSIDALDHVSGGDLRLAIMYLQYAQRANGNDLQKEDFVEVSGSVPASMMQTYLAALMMKSFDEVRSVTKRLVQQGYPACQILAQLQDYIVSAACPLNSAQRGSIALKLCDIEKRLSDGCDDFVQLLELGSFICSV is encoded by the coding sequence ATGTTGCCAGACCCACCACTTAAAAAACATCGTGTGGAGCCGAGTGTTGATTTACGCCCATGGATTGAGAAGTATCGACCAAAGTCTTTGGACGAGGTCAAGTCGCAGGAGGAAGTTGTGCAGGCGTTGCGTTCCACCCTCCGACAGGGCGCAAGTATgcctcatttccttttccacggCCCACCAGGGACGGGAAAAACAACTGCCATACTTGCCGTCGCGCATGAGTTGTTTGGACCCGATTACATTAAGAGTCGCGTTCGTGAGCTGAACGCAAGTGACGACCGTGGTATTCAGGTAATACGTGAGAAGGTTAAGTCCTTTGCACAAACGGCTGTGGGGAATGTCGTGCAGAAGGTGCAGTCCGACGGAAAGATTTACCCGGTGCCTCCCTTCAAAGTTATCATATTGGACGAAGCGGATGCCCTACTACCCGATGCGCAGGCTGCCCTTCGTCGTATGATGGAGGACTTCAGTGATGTTACACGATTTTGCATTCTCTGTAACTACGTAACTCGCATCATCGATCCCATAGCGAGCCGTTGTGCCAAGTACCGCTTCAAACCCCTCATAAAAGAGGCCCTATATGAGCGTATTAGTGAAGTTGCCAGTAGAGAGAACATCCAAATATCGAGGTCTTCTATAGATGCGTTGGATCATGTGAGTGGCGGTGACCTACGCTTAGCGATAATGTACCTTCAGTATGCGCAGAGGGCAAATGGAAATGACTTGCAGAAGGAGGATTTTGTGGAAGTGTCGGGATCCGTGCCTGCTAGCATGATGCAAACGTACCTTGCTGCTTTGATGATGAAAAGCTTCGACGAGGTGCGCAGTGTGACAAAACGACTTGTTCAGCAAGGTTACCCCGCTTGTCAGATACTTGCCCAGCTTCAGGATTACATTGTCAGTGCTGCATGTCCTCTTAATTCCGCTCAGCGTGGATCAATTGCACTAAAGTTATGCGACATTGAGAAGCGTCTGTCGGATGGATGTGATGATTTTGTGCAGCTTCTTGAATTAGGAAGTTTCATATGCTCAGTGTAA